GGCAACGGCGGCCACCTGCTCGTCGACCACGTGCGCGTAGGCCCGCAGCGTGATCGAGGGATCCCCGTGCCCGAGCCGCGCGGCGACCACGTGAGTCGGGACGCCGGCCAGCAGCAGCGTCGCCGCGTGGACGTGCCGCAGACCGTGCGGCCGGGCGCACGCCGGCGGCTCGGCCGGTTCGTTGTGGCGCCGGATGAGCGTGGACATCAGCGACGACACCCCTTCGGGACACACCGGATCGCCCCACCCGGTCGTGAAGATGTAGTCGCCGGCCCCCCGCCACTCCTCCCCCGCCGCCGAACGGTCGGCCTCCTGGGCCCCGTGGTGCGCCTTGAGGACCGCCGCCGTGCCCGCATCGATGCGCGCCCGGCTTCCCAAGGTGCGAGTGAGGCGGCGGGCGAGACAGGTCCCGTTCGTCTCGGCCGCGGGCAGGAGGCCTTCGCACAGGATGTGGTGCGCGGCGTTGACGGCGATGGCCGGAGCGAAGGGATGCGGCGCTTCCGGGCCCTGCCGGGCTTCGCGCCGGGCACGTCCGGCCAGCTCTTCGGTGGCGAGCAGCAGCCCGAAGCCGCCGTAGCCCGCCACGCTCGGCCGGGACCAGGACGGGCCGCACGCCGAGGGCGCCGCCGCCGGTGAAGACCTCGGGTCCGGCGTGGCTGATCTGGACGTGCACGACCACGCCGAACGTCTGGTCACCGGCACGCGCGGCCGTGCTCGGCGACCTCGCGCAGGCATCCCTGGGCGTGGTCACTCGAGGGGACCTCGACGGTGTGCTCCCATCCCAGCAGGGGCCGCAGGTCCTCCGCGAGCCGCTGTCGGGGCAGGGAGGTCCAGCCTTCGGGAAGGGTCGGCAGCCTCGGGGCGCGGCTGAGGCCGGGCAGGCAGTCCCCAGCCGTACCCCAGGACGGCCCGGTCGTCCGCGGCGGTGGCGTCCAGCAGCCGCCGTCCGTCCGGAGCGTGGACGTAGGGCCCGTCGCCGGCGAGCGCACGGGAGGCCGTGGTGGCGGTGCCGACCCGAGAGGGGAGGGAGACCGGCGGCAGTTCCCTTGGGGGGAAGGGACGCTGCATGCCTCCACCACGGCGGCTTGAGCGGCGGCCGCAGCCGCCTGACATGAGTAGGGATCGGGGTGTTCCCGGTGGGAGAAGACTGCGCGCCCGTAGGGCCTCGACCATCGGGAATGTCTCTCCGGAGGGCAGCACGAACCACACCGGCTTGCCCGTACCGAGCGGGGACGTCCCGCACAGCCCGCCGGAGAGCGCCGTGACCGCGGGCAGCCCGCGCCCGCCTTCCTGCTCGGGGCCGATGCCGCCTACGGGGACCGGCGAGGGCAGCAGCAGACGCCCCGGCCGCGCGTCGCAGACCTCCACGATCACGCACCCCGCACCCCAGCACGCTGGGCCGCGCCACCAGGCTGATCGGCGCCCTGCCGTAGCGCACCGCATTGGTCACCAGCTCACTGGCCATCAGCTCGGCGTCACCGGCCAGACCACGCGGCACACTCAACTCGTCCAGCCGGGCTTTCAGGCGCCGGCGCGCATCAGCGACGTCTTCCTCATCGCGCGTTTCCCAACGCGCCAGCACATTGGCATCCATAACCCCTCCCAAGAGGCGAGCAACACTCGGTGATGGAGTGATCACTGCGTTCGCCCACCACAGGATGCACGCACTCTTTACTGAGCGTAATCTTTACGCTCAGTAAATATGGCAAGCTGAGTGTGCCCGCCTCGGGCGCACAACATCCGGGAGGTACTCATTGATCGGGGACGAGCCGTCACTACGGCAGCGCTGGCTGGGGAACCGACTGGCCGAACTGCGCCATGACACCGGCTTCTCGCTGCAGGAGGCCTCACGCCGCGCGGAGCGCTCCACCGCGTCCTTGAGCCGGATCGAGAACGGCCTGGTGGCGCTTCCGCCCCGGGACGTGCGCCCGCTGCTGGAGGCCTACAACGTGACCGACACCGACCTGCGCGAGACCCTGATCGCGGTGGCCGGGGAAGTCCAGGCCGAGCGACGCGGCTGGTGGGTCGAGCACGATGACGGGCTCTCCCCCTCCTACCTCGACCTGGTGCGCCTGGAGGCCACCGCCACTCGCATCAGCACGTTCGAGGTCGGCGTGCTCCCGGGGCTGCTGCAGCACGAGGGGTACGCCCGGGCCGCTGTCCAGGCCACCAGCGGCACCGCTCTCAGCGACAGCGAGCTGGACCAGTTCGTCTCCGTACGCAAGCAGCGCCAGCAGATCCTCGTTCGGGATGAAGACCCTGTCGCCTTCCACGCCGTGGTGCATGAGGCCCTGCTGCACCAGCGGCTCGGCGGCTCGGACGTTTTCACCGCCCAGCTCGAACATCTGCTGGAGTGCACCAAGCGGCCCAACATCACGGTGCAGGTCCTGCCCCTGGCGACCAGCGCCCATCCGGCGTTGGTCGGAGCCTTCACCGTGCTCGGCATGAGCCGACTCGAATTCGTGCACGTCGAGCTCATGACCAGTGACGTCTACATCGAGGACACCGTCGGCGTCCAGCGCTACCAGGACGCGTTCACCGCCCTGAGCGATCTGGCACTGTCCCCGGATGAATCGGCCCGGCTGATCGTTGACAAAATCGACATAGCGACGTGAAGAGACCCAGACAGGGCAAGGTGAACACGATGACGGACATCCGCTGGCGGAAGAGCAGCTACAGCACCGCACAGAGCAACTGCGTAGAAGTCGCCGAGCTGCCCTCGGGCCGGTACGGGATCCGCGACTCTAAGACTCTTTCCGCCCCGGCGCTCTTCGTCCCCGCCCCGGAGTGGTCCGCGTTCATCAAGGCAGTTGAAGCCATCGGGCTCTGAGTATTCCGCTGGCCGAGTGGCGATCAGCTTCACTCGAACAGTTGAACGTAAGCCGGTCTACCAGTAGGGCCACATCATCAAGGAAATGCACGCATTCCTGATAGAGGTCCCACTCGCCCGCATGGCCCTCTTTACTCCTCAGGCGGGGAACCTGAAACCAGGGAGAACCAAGCAGATCGGGGCTCGAAGATTTCCCCCATACCCACCATAGCTTTACATGCGCGATAGACAGACTCTCGCCCACCGAAATAGTCGGGGTCTACACTTATAATATAGTTAAGCACTCTCCATGAATCGAATATTGGTCTCCCGTCAGAAAGGAAGTCGACGTCCACCTCACGCCCGTCAGCATGAGAAAACCGGCACCCAGCACCATGGACTACATAGTGGACACCGCTCCTCGTCACCCCTTCCTTAGGGAGTATTTTTCTGCGCGCTAGCCTGTGGACATCAGACAAGGATGCCACTAGAAGCAAATCATTCTTCACAGTGGACTCCATGTACGCCAAGAGCTTGCCGAAGCCCCTAACGTACTCGCAATCGCCCGAGCTACTCACATGGCCATCCTAGCGAATCTTATCCCCCGGGGCATTTGCATATGCATCAATGACATCGTCTGGCCCGTCGTACCCAAAGCTCGCCAACTCTTCTTCCGATATTTGCTGGTACGGAACCCTGTCCAAGCCGGCGTGCTTTGCTGCTGCAACTCGATGGTGACCGTCGATTATGTAATTCTGGCCATTGATTCCGAATACCCTCACGGGAGGACCGTTCCATCCGTTAACTCGCATGTCCTCCGCCAGCCTTCCAACCCTCCTGCTTCCAGAGTTACCTCGGATTGCCTCTGTGCGGCTCAGTTCGAACGGATCTGCATTTCCACACAACCCATCGTTGTGTACGAGGAGGTCTGTTTTGCCGACCGCGACGTGGTAGGTGTGCAGGTCGGCGATGGTGAGGTTGTGGACCTGCTGGTTGTGGGCGGTCCAGGTTTGGGTTGCCTGGATCTGTACCCAGGTGCCGGCGCTGGTTTGCAGCCAGGTGCCGGGCTGGAGGTCGGCGGCCTCGATCCAGGCGCGGTATTGCGGGGCCCAGAAGGGGTGGGCATCAGTGGCGGTGACGGTGTCGATGCCACCGGAGGAATCGGTGATGGTGAGTTGGACGAGGGTCTTCTCGCCGTTGCTGCTGATCAGGCGGGTGACCTGGCGGGGGCCGGTCTGGCCGGTGTCGGGGTCGGCGGCCAGCACCTCCTCACCCACCGCGATGTCTTCGATCGGTGTGGTGCTGCCGTCGGCGAGCAGGACCGGGGTGCCGGGAACGAAGCTGTTGGTGCGGCAATTGGGCGCGCCGGAGTCGCGGTCGCCGTCGCTGCCGTCGTTGTTGTCGTCTGGCCGGTTGGCGGGGGCCTCGCCGCCGGCCCGGGTGGTGCCCTCGCCTCCGCTGTCTTGGGGCCGGTCGGGAGCGCGCGGGGTGTCGGGGGTGTCGGGGAGGCCTTTGAGGATTTTGCCGAGTTTGCCTCCGGTGCCCAGGCCGGGCACGAGCATGCTGCCGAGGTTGTAGCCGCCGCGCGCGATCGCGGCGTCCCATTCGCCGTCTCGGGCGTAGTCCACGACGTCCTCATCGGCGATCATGCGGGTGTTGCCGCCGAGGCTGAAGGGGGAGTCCCACAGCGCGAACTTTCCGGCGTCCAGGGCCAGCCCGCCCAGCGCGCCGGCCCGGTCGCCTTCGTGCCAGCGCTGGGCGAAGGCCTGGACGTCTTCTTCGGCGTTGGTCTTGATGGTGTCGTGGACGCCGCCGACCGCCCCGGTGACGGTCTCCCAGGGGTTCAGGGCGCTGTCGACGGTGTCGGCCACGTCGCGCTTGATCCCGCCCCAGATCCCCTCGCCAAGGATGTCGCCGGCGTGGTCGAGGAACCCCTCATCCTCTTCCTGGGGCTCTTGGCCGGCCGGGGCAGACTCGGGCGGGTCGTCGTTGCCGGCGGGCTCTACCTCAGGGGCCCCTTCGGCGACGTCCCCGCCTTCTTGGCCTCCCTCATGGCCGCCCTGGCTGTCCTGGCCGGAGGAGTCTTCACCGGAAGGCGCCTCCTGGCCAGGGTCGACACCGCCCGGGGGCGAGGAGGCGCCGGGATCGGACGGACCGCCCGGGTCCGCGGAGTTCCCAGTGCTGCCGGGGCCGTCGGCGGTCTCGATACCGGAACCACCTGGAGCGAACACCGAAGCCACCGCGCTCTCGATCCCGCTGCGGATCATCTGCGGCAGACCGGAGCCCAACAGCATCGAGGCGATACCGGCTACCAGTAGAACGACTGCGGTGTATTCGACAAAGGACGCGCCACGCTCGGGATCGTGGATTCTTCGCAGCAAAGACGTTCACCGGTTTGTCAGGGGGCAAAGACGACAAGCCGGTCAAGTGTAACGAAGCGGCCACACACGGCGACAGGACTTATCGGCCCGTAGCCACGCGCTTTGGCGCTCTGATTGGACGCGTCGATCGAATCCTGCTATTGCGCGGCGCGCTCACGGAAGAATCGCCGCGAGGGCGCCCGCAGCAGGAACACCAAGGTCAGGATCGGGATCAGCATCTGCGTGATCCCCTGGACGCCTTCGCTGAGGTTGCCCACTGCCAGGAACAGGTTCAGCGCCTGCAGCACCGCGATTGACCAGAACAGGACAGGCCCGCCCCGCGGCAGCCGCAGCCCGAAGATCAGCGACAGCACCCCGGGAAACACCGCCCACAGCAGCGCACCGACCACCGCATCGGTGACGGCTTCGACCAGCACCAGCGCCGCCACCACCCCCACCGCCGACAGCCCTGCCAGCACGAACAGCAGGATCCGCACGACCTTCAGATCAGTGGGCAGTTGGCGTTTCACAGAAGAGACCTCCACGGCAGCTCAAAAGGCGCCCGCAAACGTAGCGAAGAGAGTGCAAGCCGTCACCAAAGACACCTTAAGCGGAGGAAAGCACCGCAGCGGCAAAGACGGGGGCGTTCGCGCAGCGCTCAGCCTGAGCCGATGCGAGACCGCGGGTAACTCACTCCCGATCGATTCGGATCGCCATGAGATAGAGGAGCGCGTTCATGGTGGTGCCCGAGACAAGCTCGCGTTCGGCGATCAGTTCCGGCACGCGGGCGAGCGGAACCCAGTCGATGCGCTCGGCCTCCCAGTCCTCCTCCGGTTCTCCGACGTGCTCGGCGGTCTCGGCGAGGAAGATGTGGTGTTCGGAGTCCGATATCCCGCTGGAGGGCTGGACGTAGACGAGGGGGCGCAGGCCGCCGGGCCGCCATCCGGTCTCCTCCTCGACCTCACGGACCGCCGCGGCTTCCGGAGCCTCGCCGTCCTTGATGCCGCCGATGGGGATCTCATAACCCCAGGAGTCGGTGATGAAGCGGTGCCGCCACAGCAGCAGCACCTCGTGCTCGTCGTTGATCACGACCGCGCCGGCACCCGGCGCCGAACGGATCACCCGATGGGCCAGGTGGCGTCCTCCGGTGACCTCCACGTCGGCGAGCCGGATGTCCAGCCACCGGTTCCGGTACAGCGGCTCCTCCGAGTGGACGGTCCAACGCATGCGACGGCTCCTCGGGCCCGACTCCTGGTCCACGCCCAGACAACCACGGAGAGAGGGCGAGTTCCGCATCGACCTCGTCGGAGAACCCCCGTACCTCCGGTTCACCGCTGCGCATGAGCGCCGACCGCACCGACCGGACACGGTCGTGCAGGCGGCCGGATTCCACTCCCCCTGGCCCGGAGCAGCATCTGCCTCGCGGGTTCGAGCGCTTCGGCCGCGTCTCCCCGCTAGGCCCGCACGATGGCCAGGCCGGCGTAGCGGTGCACCTAGTGTTCTGAGTCATTAAATCGGTGAAGAACTGGTTGCGATGTTCTCATGGCGGAACGCGGTAGGCCCAAGAGGCCCCTGGTGGTCAGTGCTGAGGACCGGCGTGTGCTGGAGCAGATCGCGCGCAGACACACATCGGCGCAGGTGATGGCGCAGCGCGCGCGGATCATTCTGCGCTGCGCCGAAGGCGGCTCCGACGGCGAGGTCGCCGAGGAACTGGGTGTGTGGCCGCAGGCGGTGGGCAGGTGGCGCAACCGCTACATCGACGGCGGGCTGGAGGCGCTCTCCGCCAAGGACCGGCCCGGCCAGCCGCGCAAGATCAGCGATGAAAAGGGCGAAGAAGTCATCAGGACGACCTTGGCAGAGCCCCCTCCTGACGGGAGAGCGCACTGGTCCACGCGCGTGATGGCCAAAAAGGCAGGGCTGAACCAGACCGCGGTGTCGCGGATCTGGCGGGCCTTCGGTTTGAAGCCGCATCTGGTCGATGAATGGAAACCCTCCACCGACCCGTTCTTCATCGAGAAGGTCCGCGACGTCACCGGCCTCTACCTCAACCCGCCGGAGGCGGCCCTGGTTCTGTGCGTGGACGAGAAACCCCGGATCCAGGCGCTGAACCGCTCGGCCCCGGTGCTGCCGATGATGCCGGCGGTGCCCCAGCGCCAGACCCATGACTACATCCGCGCAGGCACCACCCCCTGTTCGCCGCCCTGGATGCGGCCTCGGGCACGGTGATCTCCGCCCAGCACCGCCGCCACCGCGCCGTGGAGTTCCGCAGGTTCCTCAACCAGATCGACCGGGAAACCCCCGCCGGGCTGGACATCCATCTCATCGTCGACAACTACGGCACGCACAAGGCGCCGATCATCAAGGACTGGCTGCCGGCCCATCCCCGCTTCCACCTGCATTCCATCCCGACCTATTCCAGTTGGCTGAACCTGGTGGAGCGGTTCTTCGCCGAGATCACCCGCCGGATGATCCGGCGGGGCACCTGCACCTCGGTCAAGGAACTGGAACTGGCGTTGCAGGCATGGATCGAGGACTGGAACGAGAACCCGCGCCCGTTTACATGGACCAAGAGCGCCGAGGAGATCTTCGCGACCATCACCGCATATCTTCACCGAATCAACGACTCAGAACACTGGTCCATATCTGAGGTCAGCGTGATGTGAACGGCGTCTGTGCCGTCGGTGATCTCCCGGCCCAGCGTCCGGACCGC
This sequence is a window from Spinactinospora alkalitolerans. Protein-coding genes within it:
- a CDS encoding NUDIX hydrolase — its product is MRWTVHSEEPLYRNRWLDIRLADVEVTGGRHLAHRVIRSAPGAGAVVINDEHEVLLLWRHRFITDSWGYEIPIGGIKDGEAPEAAAVREVEEETGWRPGGLRPLVYVQPSSGISDSEHHIFLAETAEHVGEPEEDWEAERIDWVPLARVPELIAERELVSGTTMNALLYLMAIRIDRE
- a CDS encoding DUF6896 domain-containing protein; its protein translation is MSSSGDCEYVRGFGKLLAYMESTVKNDLLLVASLSDVHRLARRKILPKEGVTRSGVHYVVHGAGCRFSHADGREVDVDFLSDGRPIFDSWRVLNYIISVDPDYFGGRESVYRACKAMVGMGEIFEPRSAWFSLVSGSPPEE
- a CDS encoding tyrosine-type recombinase/integrase → MAGYGGFGLLLATEELAGRARREARQGPEAPHPFAPAIAVNAAHHILCEGLLPAAETNGTCLARRLTRTLGSRARIDAGTAAVLKAHHGAQEADRSAAGEEWRGAGDYIFTTGWGDPVCPEGVSSLMSTLIRRHNEPAEPPACARPHGLRHVHAATLLLAGVPTHVVAARLGHGDPSITLRAYAHVVDEQVAAVAGTFADIVGDAG
- a CDS encoding helix-turn-helix domain-containing protein → MIGDEPSLRQRWLGNRLAELRHDTGFSLQEASRRAERSTASLSRIENGLVALPPRDVRPLLEAYNVTDTDLRETLIAVAGEVQAERRGWWVEHDDGLSPSYLDLVRLEATATRISTFEVGVLPGLLQHEGYARAAVQATSGTALSDSELDQFVSVRKQRQQILVRDEDPVAFHAVVHEALLHQRLGGSDVFTAQLEHLLECTKRPNITVQVLPLATSAHPALVGAFTVLGMSRLEFVHVELMTSDVYIEDTVGVQRYQDAFTALSDLALSPDESARLIVDKIDIAT
- a CDS encoding polymorphic toxin-type HINT domain-containing protein; its protein translation is MLRRIHDPERGASFVEYTAVVLLVAGIASMLLGSGLPQMIRSGIESAVASVFAPGGSGIETADGPGSTGNSADPGGPSDPGASSPPGGVDPGQEAPSGEDSSGQDSQGGHEGGQEGGDVAEGAPEVEPAGNDDPPESAPAGQEPQEEDEGFLDHAGDILGEGIWGGIKRDVADTVDSALNPWETVTGAVGGVHDTIKTNAEEDVQAFAQRWHEGDRAGALGGLALDAGKFALWDSPFSLGGNTRMIADEDVVDYARDGEWDAAIARGGYNLGSMLVPGLGTGGKLGKILKGLPDTPDTPRAPDRPQDSGGEGTTRAGGEAPANRPDDNNDGSDGDRDSGAPNCRTNSFVPGTPVLLADGSTTPIEDIAVGEEVLAADPDTGQTGPRQVTRLISSNGEKTLVQLTITDSSGGIDTVTATDAHPFWAPQYRAWIEAADLQPGTWLQTSAGTWVQIQATQTWTAHNQQVHNLTIADLHTYHVAVGKTDLLVHNDGLCGNADPFELSRTEAIRGNSGSRRVGRLAEDMRVNGWNGPPVRVFGINGQNYIIDGHHRVAAAKHAGLDRVPYQQISEEELASFGYDGPDDVIDAYANAPGDKIR
- a CDS encoding DUF397 domain-containing protein, which gives rise to MTDIRWRKSSYSTAQSNCVEVAELPSGRYGIRDSKTLSAPALFVPAPEWSAFIKAVEAIGL